Part of the Maridesulfovibrio sp. genome, AAAGTGATCCGCCCTCGGGTCAGATCATATGGCGAAAGTTCAACCTTGACTTTGTCACCCGGCAGGATGCGGATGTAATGCTTACGCATTTTGCCGGAAATATGTCCCAGGATAATATGCCCATTCTCAAGCTCAACCTTGAACATAGCATTGGGCAAAGCTTCCTGAACAATACCCTCTACCTCAATACCTTCTTCTTTAGCCATGGCTTCCTCCGTCGCCAACAACTACTCATGGGAAATTAGTACTGTTGTTGTAATAACTTTTTTACTAATCTACAGGTATTAATGCAATAAAAAAGATCTTCACAGGCAGGACCGACACTAAACTTTATGACCGAGCCTGTCGATGGCATTAAGAATTTCTTCCACCAGACCATTCAAGGAACGCCGGTCCACAGCACTGGACGGAATACCCTGCGGGTAAGTGTTGAGCATCAGCTCGCGCTGCTCCTCATTCAGCTTATCCCACTTGTTAAGCACGAGTATTGTCACCACCTCATTGAGATTCATATCGGCAGTGATATTGTTTACCGCAGCGATCTGCTCATCCACTTCCGGATGCGATGAATC contains:
- the infA gene encoding translation initiation factor IF-1 → MAKEEGIEVEGIVQEALPNAMFKVELENGHIILGHISGKMRKHYIRILPGDKVKVELSPYDLTRGRITFRMK